A stretch of Cucumis sativus cultivar 9930 chromosome 2, Cucumber_9930_V3, whole genome shotgun sequence DNA encodes these proteins:
- the LOC105434574 gene encoding sugar transport protein 10, translating into MAGGGFVSQGGGAHHEGNVNTFVIITCLVAAMGGLIFGYDLGISGGVTSMEHFLKQFFPSVYEQQAKAAGGNQYCKFDSQLLTLFTSSLYLAALAASFLASVVTRAFGRKMSMLTGGSVFLVGSILNGAAVNVEMLIIGRLLLGVGVGFANQSVPVYLSEMAPPKIRGALNIGFQMAITIGILVANLVNYGTAQIKNGWGWRLSLALAAVPAIMMTVGAFFLPDTPNSILERGDMEKARKMLKKIRGLDNVDAEFQELVDACESAKKVQHPWKNIMQPRYRPQLVICSVIPFFQQLTGINVITFYAPVLYKTLGFGDSASLMSAVISGAVNVLATIVSIVTVDKFGRKFLFMEGGAQMFISQIAVGSMIWKNFGVNGEGSMSGGIDADILLALICVYVAGFAWSWGPLGWLVPSEICPLEIRSAGQAINVSVNMFWTFVIGQLFLSMLCHMKFGLFYFFAGFVALMTIFIYWFLPETKNVPIEEMNSVWRAHWFWGKFIPEDAVIGPHVGMEPYGKGV; encoded by the exons atggCGGGAGGTGGATTTGTTTCTCAAGGTGGTGGAGCGCACCATGAAGGAAATGTAAATACTTTTGTTATTATCACTTGTTTGGTTGCCGCGATGGGCGGTCTCATCTTTGGATATGATCTTGGAATTTCTG GAGGGGTGACTTCAATGGAACATTTCCTCAAGCAGTTTTTTCCATCAGTTTATGAACAACAAGCCAAGGCAGCTGGAGGGAACCAATACTGCAAGTTTGATAGCCAGTTACTCACATTATTCACATCTTCACTATACTTAGCAGCACTAGCTGCTTCTTTCCTTGCTTCAGTAGTAACCAGGGCATTTGGAAGGAAAATGTCAATGCTCACTGGAGGTTCAGTGTTTTTGGTGGGTTCGATCTTAAATGGTGCTGCCGTCAACGTTGAAATGCTAATCATCGGTCGTTTGTTACTTGGTGTTGGTGTTGGCTTTGCCAATCAG TCTGTTCCAGTTTATCTATCAGAAATGGCACCACCAAAGATTCGAGGAGCCCTGAATATCGGTTTCCAAATGGCCATTACCATAGGTATTCTGGTTGCAAATCTTGTTAACTATGGAACGgctcaaattaaaaatggttgGGGTTGGAGGCTTTCTTTAGCTCTTGCAGCAGTACCAGCAATAATGATGACTGTTGGAGCATTCTTTCTACCTGACACTCCTAACTCAATCCTCGAGCGAGGCGACATGGAGAAGGCAAGGAAgatgttgaaaaaaattcGAGGGTTGGATAATGTTGACGCTGAATTTCAAGAACTCGTCGATGCATGTGAGTCTGCAAAGAAAGTGCAACATCCATGGAAGAACATCATGCAACCAAGATACAGGCCTCAACTTGTCATTTGCAGTGTCATCCCATTCTTCCAACAGCTTACAGGAATCAATGTGATTACATTTTATGCTCCTGTTCTCTATAAAACTCTAGGTTTTGGTGACAGTGCTTCACTTATGTCTGCCGTTATATCCGGTGCCGTTAACGTCCTTGCTACAATCGTATCTATTGTTACAGTTGACAAGTTTGGTCgtaaatttttgttcatgGAAGGAGGCGCCCAAATGTTCATCTCCCAG ATAGCGGTGGGAAGCATGATATGGAAGAACTTTGGAGTCAATGGTGAAGGATCAATGTCAGGAGGTATTGACGCAGACATCCTACTGGCTCTAATCTGTGTATATGTGGCAGGATTTGCATGGTCTTGGGGCCCACTGGGTTGGTTGGTACCAAGTGAAATCTGCCCGCTAGAGATCCGATCAGCTGGACAAGCTATAAATGTGTCGGTGAACATGTTCTGGACATTCGTCATTGGTCAATTGTTCCTCTCGATGCTTTGCCACATGAAGTTCGGTCTCTTCTATTTCTTTGCAGGGTTTGTGGCGCTTATGACCATTTTCATTTACTGGTTTTTGCCTGAGACCAAGAATGTCCCAATTGAGGAAATGAACAGCGTATGGAGGGCACATTGGTTTTGGGGGAAGTTCATTCCAGAAGATGCAGTGATTGGTCCTCATGTTGGTATGGAACCGTATGGCAAAGGTGTCTGA
- the LOC101219634 gene encoding dynamin-related protein 4C, producing the protein MAQYSNGSSSVHQGESSGLSHSVSVPPLIISYNDRIRPLLDAVDKLRHLMIMREGIQLPTIVVVGDQSSGKSSVLESLAGISIPRGQGICTRVPLIMRLQNNPDSEPELVLEYNGKMIHTEESFIAEDISTATEEIAGSGKGISKTPLTLIVKKNGVPDLTMVDLPGITRVPVKDQPEDIYDQIKDIIMEHIKPEESIILNVLSATVDFPTCESIRMSQSVDKTGMRTLAVVTKSDKAPEGLHEKVTADDVNIGLGYVCVRNRIDNETYEEARVAEAKLFSTHPLLSKIDKSVVGIPVLAQKLVQIQAGSIARCMPEVVKQINEKLATNIAELNKMPKKLSTVAEAMTTFMQIIGQAKESLRKILLRGEYDEFPDDEKMHSTARMVEMINQFSNELHKCIGTDNTANFLIEEIKVLEESRGIGLPNFLPRAAFLSILQRKVNLISNLPVEFVMKVWDYIQVIVLAVLMQHSEHYPQLQQPIRRAGKSVVEGMKDRSMSWITEVVEMEKLTDYTCDSAYTTEWNKLMTQQQTFLNQVLRNDYRPATVFLEGFGNIEVGNLWEHPDVLQQAFDLKMRMTAYWKIVLRRMVDSTALYLQYGLQNLVNKEIEKETIGELMSPSGGGIERMLEESPSLSVKREKLKKSIKLLKESKEIVGSIVDSVSVSYIGE; encoded by the exons ATGGCACAGTACAGTAATGGTAGCTCATCTGTTCATCAAGGAGAATCAAGCGGCCTCAGCCATTCAGTGTCGGTTCCACCCCTGATCATTTCCTACAATGATCGCATTCGTCCTCTACTTGATGCTGTCGACAAGCTTCGTCACCTCATGATCATGAGAGAAGGCATCCAACTGCCTACCATAGTTGTTGTTGGTGATCAGTCATCCGGTAAGTCAAGCGTCCTCGAGTCGTTGGCTGGGATCAGCATACCTCGAGGTCAAGGCATCTGCACCAGGGTCCCTCTGATAATGAGGCTCCAAAACAACCCTGATTCCGAACCCGAGCTTGTTTTGGAGTACAACGGGAAAATGATCCACACCGAGGAATCCTTCATTGCTGAAGACATCAGTACAGCTACAGAGGAGATTGCTGGCAGTGGCAAAGGGATATCGAAAACGCCACTGACTTTGATTGTGAAGAAAAATGGTGTTCCTGATCTTACGATGGTTGATCTCCCCGGAATTACAAGAGTGCCTGTTAAAGATCAGCCTGAAGACATTTATGACcaaataaaagatataatcATGGAACATATCAAGCCAGAAGAGAGCATCATCTTGAATGTCTTGTCTGCGACAGTTGATTTTCCAACTTGTGAATCGATACGGATGTCTCAAAGTGTCGACAAGACGGGAATGAGAACGTTGGCAGTTGTGACCAAGTCTGACAAGGCACCAGAAGGCCTACACGAGAAGGTCACTGCGGACGACGTCAATATCGGCCTTGGTTATGTTTGCGTTAGGAACCGAATTGACAATGAGACGTATGAGGAAGCTCGAGTTGCAGAAGCCAAACTGTTTTCAACTCATCCTCTTCTTTCCAAGATTGACAAATCTGTTGTGGGCATTCCAGTTTTGGCTCAGAAGTTGGTGCAAATTCAAGCAG GTAGCATAGCAAGATGCATGCCGGAAGTTGTCAAGCAAATTAACGAGAAGTTAGCTACAAATATTGCTGAGCTCAACAAGATGCCGAAGAAACTATCGACAGTCGCTGAGGCAATGACAACATTTATGCAGATCATTGGACAAGCGAAAGAGTCCCTCCGGAAAATTCTCCTTCGGGGAGAGTATGATGAGTTTCCCGATGATGAAAAGATGCATTCGACAGCCAGGATGGTTGAAATGATCAATCAGTTCTCCAATGAGCTCCACAAGTGCATCGGAACCGACAACACTGCTAACTTTCTAATAGAAGAGATCAAAGTCTTGGAGGAATCCAGAGGCATTGGACTTCCCAATTTCCTTCCCCGTGCCGCCTTCCTCTCGATTCTGCAGAGGAAAGTGAacttaatatcaaatttaccAGTTGAGTTTGTGATGAAAGTTTGGGATTACATTCAGGTCATTGTCCTTGCCGTGTTGATGCAGCATTCTGAACACTATCCACAGCTCCAGCAGCCCATCAGACGAGCAGGGAAAAGCGTCGTCGAAGGGATGAAAGATCGATCGATGAGTTGGATAACAGAGGTTGTAGAAATGGAGAAGCTCACCGACTACACCTGTGATTCTGCATACACAACAGAATGGAACAAGCTCATGACCCAGCAACAGACATTCTTAAATCAGGTGCTGAGAAATGATTACCGCCCAGCTACTGTATTCCTGGAGGGGTTTGGAAACATCGAAGTGGGGAATTTGTGGGAGCATCCAGACGTTCTTCAGCAGGCTTTTGATCTGAAGATGAGGATGACAGCATACTGGAAGATTGTATTGAGGAGAATGGTGGACAGCACGGCGCTGTACCTGCAGTACGGTTTGCAGAATCTGGTGAACAAGGAGATCGAGAAAGAGACAATCGGGGAGCTGATGAGTCCATCTGGGGGAGGGATCGAGAGGATGTTGGAGGAGTCACCATCGTTGTCAGTGAAGAGGGAGAAGCTGAAGAAGAGTATCAAGTTACTAAAGGAATCCAAGGAGATTGTTGGGAGCATTGTGGATTCTGTTTCTGTCTCTTACATTGGTGAGTGA
- the LOC101220031 gene encoding F-box protein PP2-B10, whose product MAKPKPTAAVLADSATPLDFSALPEGCVSHILSFTSPQDVCRSASVSSTFRSAADSDALWDRFLPPDYADEISHALSHLFPPFSSKKQLYLHLCRFPVLIHGGAKSFSLDKKTGKKCYMISPRQLSIVWGDVPRYWRWSSTPEARFGEVAELVSVCWLEIRGKIETEMLSPGTLYSAHLVFKPTTSSYGFQQQPVEVGVGLTGTEPVKRTVYLDDVSRDWRQRHPIVHRGFGLFNLGGRRSMIGTQVGTPPEITRNDAPAVDCGRHIPKEREDRWLEVQLGEFFHDGDNGELEISVLEVKGGHWKGGLLIQGIEIRPKGLKT is encoded by the exons ATGGCTAAACCCAAACCCACCGCTGCCGTCCTCGCCGACTCCGCCACGCCTCTCGACTTCTCCGCTCTTCCCGAAGGCTGTGTTTCTCACATACTCTCTTTCACTTCTCCTCAAGACGTTTGCCGCTCCGCTTCTGTTTCCTCCACTTTCCGATCTGCTGCTGATTCCGATGCTCTTTGGGACCGATTTCTTCCTCCCGATTACGCTGATGAAATTTCTCACGCTCTTTCTCATCTTTTTCCACCTTTTTCCTCCAAGAAACAGCTCTATCTTCATCTCTGCCGCTTCCCTGTACTTATCCACGGCGGTGCTAAG AGCTTTTCATTGGATAAAAAGACAGGGAAAAAATGCTACATGATCTCTCCAAGACAGCTTTCCATTGTTTGGGGTGATGTTCCTAGGTATTGGAGGTGGTCTTCTACTCCTGAAGCAAG GTTTGGAGAGGTGGCAGAGCTGGTGAGTGTGTGTTGGCTCGAGATCAGAGGCAAGATAGAGACGGAGATGCTGTCTCCAGGCACATTATATTCAGCCCACTTGGTGTTCAAGCCCACAACTTCCAGCTATGGCTTCCAACAACAGCCCGTTGAGGTAGGTGTTGGCCTTACCGGTACCGAACCCGTGAAGCGAACTGTGTATTTAGATGATGTAAGTAGAGATTGGCGACAACGACACCCAATTGTGCATAGGGGCTTTGGCCTCTTCAACCTTGGTGGTAGACGTAGCATGATTGGAACGCAAGTGGGCACGCCTCCTGAAATCACCAGGAACGATGCCCCAGCTGTGGACTGTGGTCGCCACATCCCTAAGGAGCGAGAAGATCGATGGCTGGAGGTTCAGCTTGGTGAATTCTTCCATGATGGGGACAACGGGGAGCTCGAGATTAGCGTGTTAGAGGTCAAAGGCGGGCATTGGAAGGGCGGTCTCCTTATCCAAGGAATTGAAATAAGGCCAAAAGGGTTGAAAACTTaa
- the LOC101220189 gene encoding sugar transport protein 10-like (The RefSeq protein has 1 frameshift compared to this genomic sequence), translating to MAGGGFVSQGGGAHHEGNVNTFVIITCLVAAMGGLIFGYDLGISGGVTSMEHFLKQFFPSVYEQQAKAAGGNQYCKFDSQLLTLFTSSLYLAALAASFLASVVTRAFGRKMSMLTGGSVFLVGSILNGAAVNVEMLIIGRLLLGVGVGFANQSVPVYLSEMAPPKIRGALNIGFQMAITIGILVANLVNYGTAQIKNGWGWRLSLALAAVPAIMMTVGAFFLPDTPNSILERGDMEKARKMLKKIRGLDNVDAEFQELVDACESAKKVQHPWKNIMQPRYRPQLVICSVIPFFQQLTGINVITFYAPVLYKTLGFGDSASLMSAVISGAVNVLATIVSIVTVDKFGRKFLFMEGGAQMFISQIAVGSMIWKNFGVNGEGSMSGGIDADILLALICVYVAGFAWSWGPLGWLVPSEICPLEIRSAGQAINVSVNMFWTFVIGQLFLSMLCHMKFGLFYFFAGFVALMTIFIYWFLPETKNVPIEEMNSVWRAHWFWGKFIPEDAVIGHHVSMEPYGKGV from the exons atggcgGGAGGTGGATTTGTTTCTCAAGGTGGTGGAGCGCACCATGAAGGAAATGTAAATACTTTTGTTATTATCACTTGTTTGGTTGCCGCGATGGGCGGTCTCATCTTTGGATATGATCTTGGAATTTCTG GAGGGGTGACTTCAATGGAACATTTCCTCAAGCAGTTTTTTCCATCAGTTTATGAACAACAAGCCAAGGCAGCTGGAGGGAACCAATACTGC AAGTTTGATAGCCAGTTACTCACATTATTCACATCTTCACTATACTTAGCAGCACTAGCTGCTTCTTTCCTTGCTTCAGTAGTAACCAGGGCATTTGGAAGGAAAATGTCAATGCTCACTGGAGGTTCAGTGTTTTTGGTGGGTTCGATCTTAAATGGTGCTGCCGTCAACGTTGAAATGCTAATCATCGGTCGTTTGTTACTTGGTGTTGGTGTTGGCTTTGCCAATCAG TCTGTTCCAGTTTATCTATCAGAAATGGCACCACCAAAGATTCGAGGAGCCCTGAATATCGGTTTCCAAATGGCCATTACCATAGGTATTCTGGTTGCAAATCTTGTTAACTATGGAACGgctcaaattaaaaatggttgGGGTTGGAGGCTTTCTTTAGCTCTTGCAGCAGTACCAGCAATAATGATGACTGTTGGAGCATTCTTTCTACCTGACACTCCTAACTCAATCCTCGAGCGAGGCGACATGGAGAAGGCAAGGAAgatgttgaaaaaaattcGAGGGTTGGATAATGTTGACGCTGAATTTCAAGAACTCGTCGATGCATGTGAGTCTGCAAAGAAAGTGCAACATCCATGGAAGAACATCATGCAACCAAGATACAGGCCTCAACTTGTCATTTGCAGTGTCATCCCATTCTTCCAACAGCTTACAGGAATCAATGTGATTACATTTTATGCTCCTGTTCTCTATAAAACTCTAGGTTTTGGTGACAGTGCTTCACTTATGTCTGCCGTTATATCCGGTGCCGTTAACGTCCTTGCTACAATCGTATCTATTGTTACAGTTGACAAGTTTGGTCgtaaatttttgttcatgGAAGGAGGCGCCCAAATGTTCATCTCCCAG ATAGCGGTGGGAAGCATGATATGGAAGAACTTTGGAGTCAATGGTGAAGGATCAATGTCAGGAGGTATTGACGCAGACATCCTACTGGCTCTAATCTGTGTATATGTGGCAGGATTTGCATGGTCTTGGGGCCCACTGGGTTGGTTGGTACCAAGTGAAATCTGCCCGCTAGAGATCCGATCAGCTGGACAAGCTATAAATGTGTCGGTGAACATGTTCTGGACATTCGTCATTGGTCAATTGTTCCTCTCGATGCTTTGCCACATGAAGTTCGGTCTCTTCTATTTCTTTGCAGGGTTTGTGGCGCTTATGACCATTTTCATTTACTGGTTTTTGCCTGAGACCAAGAATGTCCCAATTGAGGAAATGAACAGCGTATGGAGGGCACATTGGTTTTGGGGGAAGTTCATTCCAGAAGATGCAGTGATTGGCCATCATGTTAGTATGGAGCCGTATGGCAAAGGTGTCTGA